The Synechococcus sp. MU1643 genome contains a region encoding:
- the gndA gene encoding NADP-dependent phosphogluconate dehydrogenase translates to MSKSHFGLIGLGVMGENLVLNAERNGFSSVVYNRTYAKTEDFLQGRGKDKNIQGATDLEDFVGKLERPRRILMMVKAGPAVDAVVDQLSPYLEEGDLLIDGGNSDYHDTERRVNQLESKSFGFIGMGVSGGAKGALEGPSMMPGGTKTSYEAIESLVNKMAAQVEDGPCVTYIGPGGSGHLVKTVHNGIEYGIEQILAEGYDLMKRVKRMSGVQMADVLGQWNATEELSSYLVEITEVCLRTKDPVDGTDLVEKITDQAGQKGTGLWTVVTALQMGASVPTIYASLNARVMSSMKPQRMAAESILKGPAIKDFDLGTPDNAMAPLMDATVLSCIASYAQGMELLRIASQDLDYELHMPSIAQIWKGGCIIRARLLKRIQDAFDADPQLPNLMVDPWFAEQINRRLPGLAQVVAGAAEAGIPVPCFSSTLDYINSYRSGRLPQNLVQAMRDCFGSHTYQRVDKEGAFHTEWLS, encoded by the coding sequence ATGTCCAAGTCTCACTTCGGCCTAATTGGTCTTGGCGTGATGGGCGAGAACCTCGTCCTTAATGCGGAGCGCAACGGTTTTTCCAGCGTTGTTTACAACCGCACTTACGCCAAAACTGAAGACTTCCTCCAGGGGCGTGGCAAGGACAAGAATATTCAGGGCGCCACTGACCTCGAAGATTTCGTTGGCAAGCTGGAACGACCCCGCCGGATTTTGATGATGGTGAAGGCGGGGCCTGCCGTCGATGCCGTCGTCGATCAGCTCTCTCCTTATCTCGAAGAAGGTGATCTGCTCATTGATGGAGGCAACTCCGACTATCACGACACCGAACGTCGGGTGAACCAACTCGAGAGCAAGAGTTTCGGCTTTATCGGTATGGGTGTTTCTGGTGGGGCCAAAGGTGCCCTGGAGGGGCCGAGCATGATGCCAGGAGGAACCAAGACCTCCTACGAGGCTATCGAGAGCCTCGTGAACAAGATGGCGGCGCAGGTCGAAGACGGACCTTGTGTGACCTACATCGGTCCCGGAGGGTCAGGACACCTAGTCAAAACGGTCCACAACGGGATCGAATACGGCATCGAGCAGATCCTTGCAGAGGGCTACGACCTGATGAAGCGGGTCAAGCGAATGAGTGGTGTGCAGATGGCCGACGTTCTCGGTCAATGGAACGCCACCGAAGAGTTGTCGTCGTATCTGGTGGAAATCACCGAGGTGTGTCTCCGTACCAAGGACCCCGTCGATGGCACGGATCTGGTGGAGAAAATCACCGACCAGGCTGGCCAAAAGGGCACGGGACTCTGGACCGTGGTGACGGCGCTGCAGATGGGCGCTTCTGTGCCAACGATCTATGCCTCCCTCAATGCACGGGTGATGAGCTCGATGAAGCCCCAGCGCATGGCGGCGGAATCGATCCTCAAAGGTCCTGCCATCAAGGACTTTGATCTGGGGACGCCTGATAACGCCATGGCTCCGTTGATGGATGCCACGGTTCTGAGCTGCATCGCCAGTTACGCCCAGGGAATGGAACTGTTACGCATCGCCTCCCAGGATCTTGATTATGAGCTCCACATGCCATCGATCGCTCAGATCTGGAAGGGTGGTTGCATCATTCGGGCCCGTCTGCTGAAGCGCATTCAGGATGCTTTCGATGCTGACCCCCAACTGCCCAACCTGATGGTGGATCCCTGGTTCGCTGAGCAGATCAACCGACGGCTGCCGGGGCTGGCTCAAGTGGTGGCCGGTGCCGCCGAGGCCGGTATTCCCGTTCCCTGCTTCAGCAGCACCCTCGACTACATCAACAGCTACCGCTCCGGTCGACTTCCCCAGAACCTGGTTCAGGCGATGCGTGACTGCTTTGGCTCCCATACCTACCAACGGGTGGACAAGGAAGGCGCGTTCCACACCGAATGGCTCAGCTGA
- a CDS encoding glucose-1-phosphate adenylyltransferase, whose product MKRVLAIILGGGAGTRLYPLTKMRAKPAVPLAGKYRLIDIPISNCINSDINKMYVMTQFNSASLNRHLSQTYNLSNSFGGGFVEVLAAQQTPDSPTWFEGTADAVRKYQWLFQEWDVDEYLILSGDQLYRMDYSLFIEHHRRSGADLTVAALPVDPKQAEAFGLMRTDENGTIKEFREKPKGDSLLEMAVDTSRFGLTADSAKERPYLASMGIYVFSRQTLFDLLDKHPGHKDFGKEIIPEALARGDNLQSYVFDDYWEDIGTIGAFYEANLALTQQPTPPFSFYDEKFPIYTRPRYLPPSKLVDAQITNSIVGEGSILKSCSIHHCVLGVRSRIESDCVLQDTLVMGADFFESPDERAVLKERGGIPLGVGKGTTVKRAILDKNTRIGSGVSIINKDNVEEADRSDQGFYIRNGIVVVQKNATIADGTVI is encoded by the coding sequence ATGAAGCGGGTCTTGGCCATCATTCTGGGCGGCGGAGCAGGCACACGCCTGTATCCGCTCACAAAAATGCGCGCCAAGCCGGCCGTCCCTCTGGCAGGCAAATATCGACTGATTGATATTCCGATTAGCAACTGCATCAATTCCGACATCAACAAGATGTACGTGATGACGCAGTTCAACAGTGCGTCACTCAACCGCCACCTGAGCCAGACCTACAACCTCAGTAATTCCTTCGGGGGAGGGTTCGTTGAGGTGCTCGCAGCCCAGCAGACCCCTGACAGTCCCACTTGGTTTGAGGGCACTGCAGATGCTGTACGCAAATACCAGTGGTTGTTTCAGGAATGGGACGTTGATGAATATCTGATCCTTTCCGGCGACCAGCTGTACCGGATGGATTACAGCCTCTTCATTGAGCACCATCGCCGCTCAGGCGCTGATCTCACCGTTGCCGCTCTTCCCGTTGATCCCAAGCAGGCTGAGGCTTTCGGCCTGATGCGGACCGATGAAAATGGCACGATCAAGGAATTCCGTGAGAAGCCAAAGGGCGATTCGCTGCTGGAGATGGCTGTAGATACCTCTCGTTTCGGCCTAACTGCTGATTCAGCCAAGGAGAGGCCCTATCTGGCCTCAATGGGCATTTATGTCTTCAGCCGTCAGACCCTCTTTGATCTGCTCGACAAGCATCCCGGACACAAGGATTTCGGCAAAGAAATAATCCCCGAGGCTCTCGCGAGGGGAGACAATCTTCAGAGCTACGTGTTCGACGACTACTGGGAAGACATCGGCACCATCGGTGCGTTCTATGAGGCCAACCTCGCGCTGACCCAGCAACCGACTCCTCCCTTCAGCTTCTACGACGAGAAGTTCCCCATCTACACCCGTCCGCGCTACCTGCCCCCCAGCAAGCTGGTCGATGCCCAGATCACCAATTCGATTGTTGGTGAAGGCTCGATCTTGAAGTCCTGCAGCATCCACCACTGTGTTCTCGGCGTACGCAGTCGAATTGAAAGTGACTGCGTGCTTCAAGACACCCTGGTCATGGGAGCCGACTTCTTTGAATCACCTGACGAACGTGCTGTCTTGAAGGAGCGAGGAGGTATTCCTCTTGGCGTGGGCAAGGGCACCACGGTGAAACGAGCCATCCTGGATAAGAACACCCGCATTGGTTCGGGTGTCTCGATCATCAACAAGGACAACGTGGAAGAGGCCGATCGTTCCGATCAGGGCTTCTACATCCGCAACGGCATCGTGGTGGTTCAGAAAAACGCCACCATCGCTGATGGAACGGTGATCTGA
- a CDS encoding glutamyl-tRNA reductase: MHISVVGLSHRTAPVEIRERLSIPEQTMETSLQSLRGNEQVLEASILSTCNRLEIYTLVRNPDLGVSAVSDFLSSHSGLETGELTPHLFSFHHEDAVDHLMRVAAGLDSLVLGEGQILSQVKKMMRLGQEHKSLGPILNRLLTQAVTTGKRVRSETNLGTGAVSISSAAVELAQLKLGQSRGLDQLVTLESEQIAVVGAGRMSRLLLQHLQAKGASGVVLLNRTVERAEKLSADFPDLPVQCRPLMDLDQYLSTCSLMFTSTAADDPIIDAARLAPLNRRSKLRLIDIGVPRNIAADAADVDGVESHDVDDLQEVVARNQEARQAIAREAEQLLQQEAQQFLEWWDSLEAVPTINQLRSSMESIRTEELQKALSRMGPDFSARERKVVEALSKGIINKILHTPVTQLRAPQTRQDRQQALRIVERLFDLEAS, from the coding sequence ATGCATATCTCCGTCGTCGGCCTAAGTCATCGAACGGCTCCGGTGGAGATCCGGGAACGGCTCAGCATCCCTGAGCAGACCATGGAGACGTCCCTTCAATCCCTTCGCGGCAATGAGCAGGTGCTCGAGGCATCCATCCTCAGCACCTGTAATCGCCTTGAGATTTACACGTTGGTCCGCAATCCGGACCTTGGCGTGTCTGCTGTTAGCGACTTCCTCAGCAGCCACTCCGGCCTTGAGACAGGAGAGCTGACTCCTCACCTTTTCAGTTTCCACCACGAAGACGCTGTCGACCATCTGATGCGGGTGGCCGCAGGTCTCGACAGCCTTGTGCTGGGGGAAGGTCAAATCCTCTCCCAGGTGAAAAAAATGATGCGGCTCGGCCAGGAGCACAAATCCCTGGGTCCGATCCTAAATCGCTTGCTCACCCAGGCCGTCACCACGGGCAAACGTGTCCGCAGTGAAACCAATCTCGGAACAGGTGCCGTTTCGATCAGCTCGGCCGCCGTTGAGCTCGCTCAGCTCAAGCTCGGTCAATCCAGGGGACTGGATCAACTGGTCACCCTGGAAAGTGAGCAGATCGCCGTTGTCGGTGCTGGGCGCATGAGCCGTCTGTTGCTTCAGCACCTTCAGGCCAAAGGTGCCTCCGGTGTTGTTCTGTTGAACCGCACTGTTGAACGGGCCGAAAAGCTGTCGGCTGATTTCCCCGATCTTCCTGTTCAGTGCAGGCCGCTCATGGATCTGGATCAGTATCTGAGCACCTGCTCGCTGATGTTCACCAGTACCGCCGCCGATGATCCGATCATCGATGCCGCGCGTCTGGCTCCTCTGAACCGGCGCAGCAAGCTTCGCTTGATTGATATCGGGGTGCCGCGCAACATTGCTGCCGATGCTGCCGATGTCGACGGCGTTGAATCCCACGATGTGGACGACCTTCAAGAGGTCGTTGCCCGTAACCAGGAAGCCCGTCAGGCCATTGCCCGGGAGGCTGAGCAGTTGCTTCAGCAGGAAGCACAGCAGTTCCTCGAGTGGTGGGACAGCCTCGAGGCTGTGCCGACCATCAACCAGCTGCGCTCTTCGATGGAGTCGATACGCACGGAGGAACTCCAAAAAGCCCTCAGCCGAATGGGTCCTGATTTCTCAGCCCGGGAACGCAAGGTTGTCGAAGCCTTGAGCAAGGGGATCATCAACAAAATCCTCCACACGCCGGTCACCCAGCTACGGGCTCCCCAGACCCGTCAGGATCGTCAACAAGCCCTTCGAATTGTCGAAAGACTGTTCGATTTGGAAGCATCTTGA
- the glpX gene encoding class II fructose-bisphosphatase gives MDQTLIQEILEIVEQAAIASASLSGKGLKDEADALAVDAMRKRMNQIQMQGRIVIGEGERDEAPMLYIGEEVGTGTGPGVDFAVDPCEGTNLCAFNQRGSMAVLAASDRGGLFNAPDFYMKKLAAPPAAKGKVDIRKSATENIKILSECLSLPVDELNIVVMDRARHKDLIAEIRATGARIQPISDGDVQAAIACGFAGTGTHCLMGIGAAPEGVISAAAMRALGGHFQGQLVYDPAIAQTSEWADMTKEGNLARLAEMGIADPDKVYEAEELACGEHVCFAGSGITDGLLFNGVKFEKDCTRTSSLVISNLDNTCRFTNTVHIKDGAQSIALS, from the coding sequence GTGGATCAGACCCTCATTCAGGAAATTCTCGAGATCGTCGAGCAGGCCGCCATCGCTTCCGCCTCGCTCTCCGGCAAAGGCCTGAAGGATGAAGCGGATGCATTGGCCGTCGATGCCATGCGCAAGCGTATGAATCAGATCCAGATGCAAGGCCGCATCGTGATTGGCGAGGGGGAACGTGATGAAGCCCCGATGCTTTACATCGGAGAAGAGGTCGGCACAGGCACTGGCCCTGGCGTGGATTTCGCAGTTGACCCTTGTGAAGGCACCAATCTTTGTGCCTTCAACCAACGCGGCTCGATGGCTGTTCTCGCCGCTTCGGATCGCGGTGGTCTGTTTAACGCCCCCGACTTCTACATGAAGAAGCTGGCTGCTCCTCCGGCTGCCAAGGGCAAGGTGGACATCCGCAAATCGGCCACTGAAAATATCAAGATCCTCAGCGAGTGCTTGTCTCTCCCCGTTGACGAGCTGAACATCGTGGTGATGGATCGTGCTCGTCACAAGGATCTGATCGCTGAGATCCGTGCCACCGGCGCTCGCATCCAGCCCATCTCCGACGGCGACGTTCAGGCCGCCATCGCCTGCGGTTTCGCTGGCACGGGAACCCATTGCCTGATGGGGATTGGTGCTGCCCCTGAAGGTGTGATTTCCGCCGCTGCCATGCGCGCTCTTGGTGGTCACTTTCAGGGTCAACTGGTGTACGACCCTGCCATTGCTCAGACCTCCGAATGGGCTGACATGACCAAGGAGGGCAACCTGGCTCGTCTCGCTGAGATGGGCATCGCCGATCCCGACAAGGTCTACGAAGCAGAGGAGCTGGCCTGCGGCGAGCATGTTTGTTTCGCTGGCAGCGGCATCACTGATGGTCTGCTCTTCAATGGCGTTAAGTTCGAAAAGGATTGCACCCGCACGAGCAGCCTGGTGATCAGCAACCTGGACAACACCTGCCGCTTCACCAACACCGTGCACATCAAAGACGGCGCCCAGAGCATCGCTCTGAGCTGA
- the rpe gene encoding ribulose-phosphate 3-epimerase, which translates to MSTKPLVISPSILSADFSRLGAEVKAVDEAGADWIHVDVMDGRFVPNITIGPLIVEALRPVTQKPLDVHLMIVEPEKYVPDFAKAGADIISVQVEACPHLHRNLAQIKDLGKKAGAVLNPSTPIDTLEYCLELCDLVLIMSVNPGFGGQSFIESQVQKIRDLRRMCDEKGLDPWIEVDGGIKAGNAWKVIEAGANAIVSGSGVFNQPDYAEAIKGIRNSSSKEAVLA; encoded by the coding sequence ATGAGCACCAAGCCCCTGGTGATCTCGCCGTCGATCCTGTCAGCTGACTTCTCACGCCTCGGCGCAGAAGTGAAAGCCGTGGACGAAGCCGGGGCAGATTGGATCCATGTGGATGTGATGGACGGTCGTTTTGTTCCGAACATCACCATTGGACCGCTGATTGTTGAGGCGCTGCGTCCAGTGACCCAGAAGCCCCTGGACGTTCACCTGATGATTGTCGAGCCGGAGAAGTACGTCCCCGACTTCGCCAAAGCCGGCGCCGACATCATTTCCGTTCAGGTTGAGGCCTGCCCGCATCTGCATCGCAACTTGGCTCAGATCAAGGACCTGGGCAAAAAAGCTGGCGCAGTCCTAAATCCCTCAACTCCGATCGACACCCTCGAGTACTGCCTAGAGCTCTGCGACTTGGTGTTGATCATGAGCGTCAACCCCGGTTTCGGTGGCCAAAGCTTCATCGAAAGCCAGGTCCAGAAAATCCGCGACCTGCGCCGCATGTGCGACGAGAAGGGTCTCGATCCCTGGATCGAAGTAGATGGCGGCATTAAAGCCGGTAATGCCTGGAAGGTTATCGAAGCAGGTGCCAACGCGATTGTGTCCGGCTCCGGTGTGTTCAACCAACCCGATTACGCCGAAGCGATCAAAGGCATCCGCAACAGCAGCAGTAAGGAAGCTGTTCTTGCCTGA
- a CDS encoding glycine zipper 2TM domain-containing protein, whose product MEGTIAGGVLGGALGGVLAKKDNWIWSIPAGAVGGALVGCYIDGE is encoded by the coding sequence TTGGAAGGAACTATCGCTGGCGGTGTTCTTGGTGGAGCCTTGGGAGGCGTTCTCGCCAAAAAAGACAACTGGATCTGGTCGATTCCTGCTGGGGCTGTCGGCGGCGCTCTTGTCGGATGTTACATCGATGGCGAGTGA
- the ccsB gene encoding c-type cytochrome biogenesis protein CcsB, translating into MLNTPFELVTSLGFAGFVLLLLAMPLAFWAVSSQSRAGLVRLLVALANLLFTAQLILRWWQSGHFPISNLYESLCFLAWACTLTQLLVERAWPSPIVAAAATPMGLGCIAFASFALPDQLQSAAPLVPALRSSWLVMHVSVIMVSYAALLVGSLLSLAVLVTDRGQSLELRSSSIGSGGFRQAASIANAGSVQLQSVQLSTNEQLDSFSYRTITVGFLMLTVGIVSGAVWANEAWGSYWSWDPKETWALICWLVYAAYLHTRLSRGWQGRRPALVAVVGLVVIAVCYIGVNLLGIGLHSYGWFF; encoded by the coding sequence GTGCTGAACACGCCTTTTGAGCTGGTCACCAGTCTTGGATTTGCTGGCTTCGTGTTGCTGCTGCTGGCTATGCCGCTGGCCTTCTGGGCGGTTTCCAGTCAGTCCCGTGCTGGTCTGGTTCGCCTGCTTGTGGCTCTCGCCAACCTCCTGTTCACAGCTCAGCTGATTTTGCGCTGGTGGCAATCCGGCCACTTCCCGATCAGCAACCTCTACGAGTCACTCTGTTTTCTTGCCTGGGCTTGCACCCTCACCCAGTTGCTGGTGGAACGGGCCTGGCCTTCCCCCATCGTGGCAGCAGCGGCCACCCCAATGGGTCTTGGTTGCATTGCCTTCGCTAGCTTTGCCCTTCCGGATCAATTGCAGTCAGCGGCTCCTCTGGTTCCTGCCCTTCGCTCCAGCTGGTTGGTCATGCATGTGAGCGTGATCATGGTGAGCTATGCCGCCTTGCTTGTGGGATCCCTGCTCTCCTTGGCGGTGTTGGTCACGGATCGCGGCCAATCCCTGGAACTCCGGAGCAGCTCCATTGGCAGTGGCGGATTTCGTCAGGCGGCCTCAATCGCCAACGCTGGTTCTGTTCAGCTGCAATCGGTTCAGCTGAGCACCAATGAACAACTCGACAGCTTCAGTTACCGCACGATCACGGTTGGGTTTTTGATGCTCACCGTGGGCATCGTGAGTGGTGCTGTTTGGGCGAATGAAGCCTGGGGCAGCTACTGGAGCTGGGATCCCAAGGAAACTTGGGCCTTGATCTGCTGGCTGGTGTATGCCGCTTATCTGCACACCCGCCTCAGTCGCGGTTGGCAGGGCCGACGCCCCGCTCTTGTTGCTGTGGTTGGTCTTGTGGTGATCGCTGTTTGCTACATCGGGGTGAATCTGCTCGGCATTGGTTTGCACAGCTACGGCTGGTTTTTCTGA
- a CDS encoding LptF/LptG family permease translates to MILDRLKRITWMRLDLLDRWLLKELLGPLLFFIALFTLLLLTGGVMFELVRQMVDKNLPITIAVQVLLLSIPRWLAFSVPIGTLMASLFVFTRLSANNELTALRSLGITTKRMISAAIALSMAMTMFTFILNDVVVPRSERFAEVSLKRGLGQSLANKTGEDIIYPRFGRRTGLDGKSADRGLLQLFYSSKYKDGEMKDVTVLDFSRSGITQLLRADRAIWNEDQAGWNFLDGHILTLMANGSSTKADFERYLYPLDSAPQRLAGVEEDAVNMTVAEALQAQRLYEEAGSIKEARKIRVRIQEKFTVPMACLVFGLFGATLGAQPSYRTSRSFSFVLTLGIIAVYYVIGFSFSSLGVKGTLPPILAAWLPVMLFLGFGGLLLKQASR, encoded by the coding sequence GTGATTTTGGATCGTCTCAAACGCATCACCTGGATGAGGCTGGATCTGCTGGATCGCTGGTTGCTCAAGGAGCTACTGGGTCCACTGCTGTTCTTCATTGCCCTGTTCACCCTGCTGCTTCTTACGGGTGGCGTGATGTTTGAACTGGTGCGGCAGATGGTCGACAAAAACCTGCCGATCACAATTGCGGTTCAGGTGCTGTTGTTGAGCATTCCGCGTTGGTTGGCTTTCTCTGTTCCTATCGGAACGCTGATGGCATCGCTGTTCGTGTTCACCCGCCTTTCCGCAAACAACGAACTCACTGCCCTGCGCAGCCTCGGCATAACAACGAAGCGGATGATTAGTGCCGCCATCGCCCTCTCGATGGCGATGACCATGTTCACCTTCATCCTTAACGATGTGGTTGTGCCCCGCAGTGAGCGCTTTGCAGAAGTCAGCTTAAAGCGGGGCCTAGGTCAGTCTTTAGCCAACAAAACAGGTGAAGACATCATTTATCCCCGATTTGGTAGGCGTACTGGATTAGATGGAAAGTCGGCCGATAGAGGTTTACTACAACTGTTTTATTCAAGTAAGTATAAGGATGGTGAAATGAAAGATGTAACGGTGTTGGACTTCTCTAGGTCAGGGATTACTCAGTTGTTGCGAGCTGATAGGGCTATTTGGAATGAGGATCAGGCTGGTTGGAATTTCCTGGATGGTCACATACTCACTTTGATGGCTAATGGAAGCTCTACCAAAGCCGACTTCGAACGTTATCTTTATCCTCTCGACTCAGCTCCTCAGCGTTTAGCAGGAGTTGAAGAAGATGCGGTCAATATGACTGTTGCTGAAGCCTTACAGGCACAGCGGCTATACGAAGAGGCCGGCAGCATTAAAGAAGCTCGCAAGATCCGTGTGCGTATCCAAGAGAAGTTCACGGTTCCGATGGCCTGTCTCGTGTTTGGCCTGTTTGGAGCCACCCTTGGAGCTCAGCCCAGTTACCGGACCAGCCGAAGCTTCTCGTTTGTGCTCACCCTCGGGATCATCGCTGTCTATTACGTGATTGGTTTCAGCTTCAGTTCCCTTGGAGTCAAGGGAACCCTTCCACCTATCCTGGCGGCTTGGCTGCCTGTGATGTTGTTTCTAGGCTTTGGTGGTCTGTTGCTGAAACAGGCCAGTCGCTGA
- the lptB gene encoding LPS export ABC transporter ATP-binding protein: MTLELSNVSITLGGRQLVKGLDLKLSPGEVVGLLGPNGAGKTTTFNLVIGLLTPDLGEVTVNGERVTHLPMPERARLGVGYLPQEASVFRNLTVRENLDIALEQTDLSSQQRRDRRQQLVEDFHLTAFINRLGFQLSGGERRRCEVARALASGANGPTYLLLDEPFAGIDPLAVADLQQLIEGLRSRGMGILITDHNVRETLATTDRAYILNDGEVLAAGRSDEVAADPKVRRYYLGEGFQL, translated from the coding sequence ATGACCCTTGAACTGTCGAATGTCTCCATCACCCTTGGGGGCCGCCAGTTGGTGAAGGGCTTGGATCTGAAGCTTTCCCCCGGCGAGGTGGTCGGCCTGCTGGGTCCCAATGGAGCTGGAAAAACCACCACCTTCAACCTGGTTATCGGTCTGCTGACCCCTGATCTGGGCGAGGTGACCGTGAACGGTGAGCGGGTCACCCATCTGCCCATGCCGGAGCGTGCACGGCTTGGCGTGGGTTACTTGCCCCAGGAAGCCAGTGTTTTTCGCAATCTCACGGTGCGTGAAAACCTGGATATCGCACTTGAACAGACCGATCTCAGCTCTCAGCAGCGTCGGGATCGGCGCCAGCAGCTAGTTGAGGACTTTCACCTCACCGCGTTCATCAATCGCCTTGGCTTCCAACTCTCCGGGGGTGAACGTCGCCGTTGCGAAGTGGCCAGGGCGCTGGCATCGGGTGCCAACGGACCGACCTATCTGCTTTTGGATGAACCCTTCGCCGGCATCGACCCCCTTGCAGTGGCGGATCTGCAGCAACTGATCGAGGGCTTGCGGTCCCGGGGCATGGGGATCCTGATCACCGATCACAATGTGCGGGAAACCCTGGCCACTACCGATCGGGCTTATATCCTCAACGATGGTGAGGTCCTGGCTGCAGGACGTTCTGACGAGGTGGCGGCTGATCCAAAGGTGCGTCGTTATTACCTCGGGGAGGGATTCCAGCTGTGA
- a CDS encoding LptA/OstA family protein, which translates to MLHFRGLLLALPLLAVLWPLLSARAQQTADAGVITIESDLQSADNGTGVITASGNVRFVHAGRGLVATSRQAQYFTAEDRIVLSGDVNVIQADGNQLSADRFTYLLDEGRAMASPVPGQQVFSQWSLTTSQPQLDVQAETNPMTP; encoded by the coding sequence ATGCTTCATTTCCGGGGGCTTCTTTTAGCTCTGCCACTTCTGGCTGTGCTTTGGCCCCTGTTATCGGCCCGTGCTCAGCAAACGGCTGATGCAGGCGTCATCACAATTGAGTCCGATCTGCAATCGGCCGACAACGGCACCGGTGTTATTACCGCCAGCGGTAATGTTCGCTTCGTGCATGCCGGTCGTGGTTTGGTGGCTACCAGCCGACAGGCCCAGTACTTCACCGCGGAAGACCGGATCGTGCTGAGCGGTGATGTGAATGTGATCCAGGCTGATGGCAACCAGCTCAGCGCTGATCGCTTCACCTATCTGCTGGACGAAGGTCGCGCGATGGCCAGCCCCGTTCCCGGCCAGCAGGTGTTCAGTCAGTGGTCCCTTACTACCAGCCAACCCCAGCTCGACGTTCAGGCTGAGACCAACCCGATGACTCCATGA
- a CDS encoding DUF309 domain-containing protein, which produces MPQADPRFQQGVELFNAGEWYAAHDLFEELWHETADPERRSLQGILQVAVAQLHLQRGNRRGATILFGEALGRLKRPGTPDLGLNLHAFCQATQQRLEALQQDGDPELCTVPVLEFTR; this is translated from the coding sequence ATGCCCCAGGCTGATCCCCGCTTTCAGCAGGGCGTGGAGCTTTTCAATGCCGGTGAGTGGTACGCCGCCCACGATCTGTTTGAAGAGCTCTGGCATGAAACGGCTGATCCGGAGAGGCGCAGCCTGCAGGGAATCCTTCAAGTGGCGGTTGCCCAGCTGCATCTGCAACGTGGCAACCGTCGTGGTGCCACGATCCTTTTCGGCGAAGCCCTTGGACGTCTGAAACGTCCCGGAACTCCTGATCTGGGCCTCAACCTTCATGCTTTCTGCCAAGCGACGCAACAACGGCTTGAAGCCCTTCAGCAGGATGGGGATCCCGAGTTATGCACTGTCCCTGTTCTTGAGTTCACGCGCTGA